The genomic interval AGATGGCTAGATAGCCATACCTAGTAGAGTTGATTTACGGATACTCTGATAAAATTTGAGCTTTTTGTTAATGCTTGAATGATTTTAGAAGTTTCTTGCAGGGTTCAGTACCCTTGAACTTGCAGTTGGTTTATATCCTGGCCTGTACCTGAGATGAATATATTTCAGATCCACATTTTACCATAAATTTCAGAGTTCCTTATGTGATACTCTAATTAAGGAATATATTATGTGAGTTTGACCTTTTGATTTGTCTCTTGTCCTTATTGTCTTTTAGGAAGATGATTAGATGTAGTTTATGTGCTAAAGCCTCAAATATTTGGTTCAGCCGAATGATAGGTCAtatttttatctactttaaatataatttagagatgtaaaaagtcatttttatgaGTTACCAGAGATAGGCTTTGCCATCAtggttcttttttcttccccacttTACCCTCATTGTTCACTACACCCAAATAAATTCGGGGACAGAATTTATCTCTTATTGCCATGGATTTCAACTTAAAGTCTATTAAACTGATTGCTTTTTCTGAAAGGGCAAACTAGACATCTACATTTAACTTGACTGTCTTGGAAATGATAATTTATGctcaagttttttaaaagctttgccTAGTTTTAATTTGGGTCTATCagtgacatattttaaaatttaaatattggaaaagtgggagattttaaaaagaaaggataaagtaTTATTATTCTATGCAAAAATGTTAAAGGatgaggattttttgtttgttttttgcagagGGGCCAGGTGTGACTGAAATTCTTTATGATCATGaatatgtttgaaaataatgtttccttttgtttttaaagacttCAGAAATAGTTTAAACTTAAAGCAATTATGATTGGGATTATAGAATATCATTTGGTGTTACAGAACAAAGAAGCTTTTGTGAATGGTATTTATTAACATTAAATGGGGAACAAATCACTGGATTCTGGTCAACCTGGTGTTGGAAATCGTGGGCTAATAGAGAATCTCTCTCAATGGATCGGTATTCTTTACTACTGTAAATTAGTTTGTGCGGTCAGGTGTTACGGAAGGGTAACTAGTCCCTGATACCTAGGAAGCCATTATGGTGATCAGCTAGAATAGGTGATTAACCCACTCATGCAGGCAGAAGGAATGGAGTGGGTGGGCGGAGGGCACATTGTAGATTCCAGTTGAGTTTAGTGCAGCTCTTATTACAGCTGTTTTAATACTGTGTATATGTCCTGGTGCCTTGTAGCTTAAGTTAAATCTTGTTCTCTACTTACTAACTTCTAATTTGATTTAATATAGTAgtgtaaatcaaagaaaaataattttcattgttgaataATGCTTATAATACCAATTAGTTCATAATCTTTTACATatctaaaaataagaatgattggAAGGTGTTGtacaaagctgctcacctcaaggTGGTTAAGGTTTTTCtgtttattgtaattattaatttGGCTTTTCTGAACTATCAAGTAttgaaaatttcataattttctatGTGTCGTGTAATAAATTTTGTCAGTAATGTATTTAGCAAATTGAAGCAATGTTAAATGCAGAGGTGGAATGAGTACATAtggtgttaaaaataaaagatcttccTATCACCCTAAGACAACACTCCCAACTGGGATTCtagcagtctctctctctctctgttataTATATTACAGGGCCTGGCATAGTCTTATTTTTCTCTGAGCATTCAGTCTTTCTGTcgatatacattttaaaatcattgctCCTTCTTTCCACTTATTTGAATACAATTCATTCTTTGCTATCTAACCATTTATACCTCCTTTGTGTCTACCACCTCCCAATGTTGTGTTTTTACTTTATATGCTACTTCTGACTCTTTTTGAAGAGTTGCTTATTTGTTCCATTTGgactatgtattttttaaaaaaattttattatgttaaatatCTTTTGTACATTTGGATTTGTTGGCTAAATTCTAATTCCTGTGAAGGTAGGAATTCTCTCACATTCATCATACATCCTCCATTTAATCTAGTGCCAAGAACATGATAGGAGCTCACTATTTATAATTAGTATAATTGTACGTAAGAAAAGTGATGGGGTATTTTCATTGTATTAAGTGTTTTAGAACTTAAGTAtttgagtatttattttaatttcccttgAGATTAAATTTTGACAATGAAAGAAATATTCTTGAATAACAGAGGTCTGTGTTCATACTTTATTATTGGAAGGGAGGTTCCATTGAAGGATGCTCGATTACCTGCATGTTCTTTGAATAGGAGCAAGTATCCACAACACATGATCCTATAGGGTTTTAAATATTGTAATTTCAGCTTCTCTCAAACTCTGAAGAGTTATTTTGTCCGTGACATAAAGGGGAAACAAAGTTTTCAGTGACTGAAAAACCACAAACCAATACCCTAGTGGTTGCTACtaacatataaaatacaaataacaggaCATTACTCATTTTTCAACTTGAATTATATTACTTTGAgtttaaaaatcagttgttttCCATATGCAGAGCTTCAGAGGGCAGTGTTAGAAATAAATGGTTAAGCATAATTTATTTCAGACAGATATTTCTGAAATGCATTATTTGTATGACTTTGGGCATGGTATTTAACccctgattcttatttttttcttttataaaataatatcctGTCTAGTAATAACCTATCCCAAAAGATTAGCATAAGGACTATAAAAGAGACATCTAAAACACCAAGCACTATGGTTACATGGCTCCTTCATAGGCATCTAACGTGCATCTTGTCCTCTGCTGTTTTTGTCCCTCTCTCCCCAATTTAGATACATATTATCtaattgaactttttatttttgctccaGCTGTTTCATAGCACATTTTGATGATTATAAGAAAGTTACTCCTAATTATAACAGTGATCCAGTAGGAAACTGGACTTTGAAAAGAATATTGTCAGTAATGttcatgaatatttttcaaagaacttgttttttttttattttgaatagtaaTTTTGTAAAAAGTATTGAAAACATTTCATAGtaagattaaaaatacattaagacGTTGCTGTTAGTTTGAGATGtcataaattttctgaaattagtCAAAAGATCTCTATGTAAGTGAGAAAGTAAAATTTTGCCACTTTAACTAGGGCAGTAGTATTATAGACAAAATCTTTTTAACTAGGCTCTTCAGGGAATAATGTTTTCTGACTAAAATCCCCTTTTGTTTGAGCCCTTTACATAAATGTTTAGAAGTATAATGGTCTGCTTTCCTGCCTTAAAGAAATGTATGTGCAGAATATAGTAGCTTCTTTGTTTGTAGACAGAGAATCTTTCTTTCGTCATTCTAAATATCAGTTATTATGGTGTGGCTCTATGGAATAGCCTGATGATAAGTAGTGGAGATTAGGCTGAATGTACTCATaggcatattttgaaaaattaccaGCCCTCCAGCCCTCCTCTCACCCTTAATCCCAAGTCTCAGTTTTGCTTTAACTTTCATATCCCTACACTTGTGTGATTGAGGAAAGAACATTTTCTAACAAATTTGAGATTCTGATTTCttcaaactgaaaattcataaaaGGAGACTTGGGAGATTATTCAGCCTACCATCCTCCTTTAATAGATTCAAAACCTCTGAGGCATAGGTTAATTGACTTGCTCAAGGAAACTAAGCAGattcattaaaagaaacaaagatttaGGTTTCCTCATTAAACTGACACTTTAACAGTGTCCCAAATTTTGGTGGTTATCTTTGATCTTCTTTGAAACAGGTAGATCGACACTTGAGAAAGCTGGATCAGGAACTGGCTAAGTTTAAAATGGAGCTGGAAGCTGATAATGCTGGAATTACAGAGATATTAGAGAGGCGTAAGTAAAATTTACAGTTTTCCATCAATATTGGATAATACATGTGCAAATCACCGAGGAGACGCTTGTCCCACAGAAGCTTTTCAGATTTTGCCTTTTGCTTGTTGGTGGCGTCTAGGTCACATAACTTGGACCCCAGCAGTTGGAACTGTTTGGGTCATGGACACCAAAAGGGATAATGTAGGCTATCATCCCACTcattctttatggaaaaaaaaaaaaaaaacatactaagTCATTCCATCTTTAAATATCCACATGTACTAGTAAGATTAGTGGtaaaagcaaagattttttaaagaagtatcaCCATTGAGAGACAAATTAACCATCTCCCATATTCATTAATACAGTGACTTTGCCCTGCCTGTTAGTTTTTCTTCTTGGGAACTTCCTTAATACTTTTCCACAGATGTATATGCTGAGAAAgattctgacttatttcacaacacttcctgttttttaaaatagtctttccTAAACTTTATATTATCAGCAAAAAGCCATGTTAATATTTCTTTGCAAGGCTCAAATTGATCTCCTGCTGTAAGTTACACACAAATACTTATTGGTTTTCACTCAGGAGACTTCCCAGAAATGAATGCCTGagctctgtttttaaaaaataattcctcatCTCTTCAACCTCTAAATAGTGAGATGAATAAAAGTAGAGAGTGTGGTGGTAGGCCTAGAGATGTTAGTAGAACCAAAATAGTATTATGGGTGTTTTCTGCTAGAACTTAaagtttataaacatttttttttccccttggtgcATTCTAACAGCAAGAATATTTACCTTTTCTGTTCACAAAATGTTTCTTGATGGCGTGAGACTGTATATCTCACTCTAGGTCAGTTACAGAAGCCAGTataaaatccattttgatttccatagttgcattttttaaaatctaaagtagATCCATCACTTTAGATGATAATCTGATTTATTTGTGATACTTTTATTCTAGAGAAAGCCTGTCAATGATAAGTGTTGGGGGACAAAATACAATATTCTATAgctgctttcattttcttttcttttctttttttttttttttttaaatgctgatggTAGCTGTGAATAATGGTAACTCATGCCTATTCAGTACTGCAGGAAGGTTAATAAAGCATCCTCTCTAAGGACACAGACATATGAACCTAAATTGgatcaagttttaaaatactCCATCCTGTGCCCTGCCATAATTTCATCTCAAGGGATCAAAAATAAACccagagaatttctttaaaagtattttaaagctTGGTGTTCGAGATTCTTCCCCTCACTTTTTACAAGTAAAATCCCTGACTTCTTTTAGGAAGTCTTCACTGTTATATGTCATTTTAATGATCAAAGAATTTTCTTTCAGATTAATAGTGTCCTGTCACCTAGAACTTTAGAATCTCCTACTAAAAGCTCCTCAATACTATTATTCTCACCTGAGGATTTTAGATTTTATTAGTAGTTGTGGTTACaatgtccattcatctgtttacaTGGCACCCACTGTGGTGACTTCCCTAACTCAGCATTACCATGCCTTGAACCATTTTGTATTTAAGGTGAAGATTGAGAAATGGGTTTCTCAATAGCTCAGAGTGGAATTGGCATTGATGGCCCTCTGACATATGTGACTAAAATGATACAGGTCTGTGTAGAGCATGCTGCCCTCTGCTGAGTTAGGGAACACTACTGCCAGTAGTTGGTTGACATGTAGAGTTGTGTAGTGACATTTAATGGTGGTATAtctctgtgtctttctttttAGGATCTTTGGAATTAGATACTCCTTCACAGCCAGTGAACAATCACCATGCTCATTCACATACTCCAGTGGAAAGTAAGTTTGGGTTAGTGCACTAAGTATTTAAAGAgctaaatacaattaaaaactcATTATTCATGTCACCTGTGTGTTTTTCCAGAAGCTGAGaacttttcttccctccttttttaaaaaaaaatgagatatgtTTTCATTGCAAATCCTAAcagattttatctttttcatttggGAAAAGCACATTTGACTTGTGAACAGGTGGTCTGTTTTCTCTGAAGTTCCTAGAGGGAGAATCTGTACCAGTAATAGCTGTATATGCTTCTTACCTACAGATGTCCAATTCTCTCTAGGGAGTGTTACAACTGGGCCAAACAATAAACTAGGACCTTTGTCTTTTTCATCCTTGCTTCTCGAGTGCTTAACTGATTGTTTGGCATATGAAAAAGTCATATGGTTGGTGAGTTAGTGAGTAAAGGAATTGTTGGCTGGCTGATGGGCTGGTGGACTAACTGtactggtacttttttttttttttttttggacaaatcAATTTGATAGGAAACAAGGtttgactaaaaataaaattcccctTACATTGTATGTGAAACCTTGGTGCATCTTGGGTTATCTTCAGAACTTTACTcctgaagattttaaaatatgaataaaacatgTGACACAAGAGttctgtttttcctctcttctgAGAAGATATCATAGTCCCTGTTTGATGAGGCACCCAGATTGTGAGTGCACTGCTTTATGACTGCTGGAAGTGTGCCTATCTGTAGTTCTCTAAAGTTTAAAAACACAtgaattctttatttatattcagaaaGGAAATATAATCCAACTTCTCACCATACGACAACAGATCACATCCCTGAAAAGAAGTTTAAATCTGAAGCTCTGCTCTCTACCCTTACATCAGATGCCTCTAAGGAAAATACACTAGgtaagttttttttcttaaatattattgactgcttttttaatttatttgttagtgttagaataggggaaattaaaacattcatgAGTAGTGAATCTTAGAGATTTGTTACCTGGTTGAAGTCTgcatatgaagaaaagaaaaaggaaaatgtcttCCATTACTCAATCTACAGTATACAAAGAATTTCCTTTGAATGATTCTATCTGTGCTGGCAAATGATGTATTTTAAACTCAATAATATTCCACaaccatttttgtttcttctctacaGGTTGTCGAAATAATAATTCCACAGCTTCTTCCAACAATGCTTACAATGTGAATTCCTCCCAACCTCTGGCATCCTATAACATTGGCTCATTATCTTCAGGAACTGGTGCAGGGGCAATTACCATGGCAGCAGCTCAAGCAGTTCAAGCTACAGCACAGGTAAAAAGTTCAGAATCATTGGCAAACCCTAGTAGAAACAACTGGATgtgaacagttttattttatcatgtgTTTTAACTTTGAAATCAGTCTtataataataacatataatTAAATAGGAATAACCTGACTgatgaagaaaagtaaaagataaattcCTCTTGCAGACCCTTCTCACACTTTTTGCTCAGATTGCCTGTATTCTCAGCTGCTGTCCTTAGCACATGCTGGGATAGTTATTTGGACTTTCTACCACTTTCAGGACTCTGTGGCCTTGGGGCTTAGATTGGCTTGAGTTTGTTTACTTCTGTAATTGTCTGTGTTCCAATTGAGAAGTAACCCTTCCCACACTTACTTCTTGtgtaaaaactgattttaaatctttttttcgtggggaaggaagggggtatcagggattgaactggggggcacttgaccactgagccacatccccaggcctattttgtttttatttagagatagagtctcactgagttgtttagtgcctcacttctACTGAGGCTGgtgattttaaatctttatatgAAATAACTTAAATGCCAatgatgaaaattaaatttaagcaaaataaatgtatAGTGGATGAACAAAAATAACACTGTAACCTGTAAAACTTGAGAAAGtctgtattatatatattaatgctATAAATGAATGTCTATTTAAGATGAAAGAAGGACGAAGAACATCAAGTTTAAAAGCCAGTTATGAAGCATTTAAGAATAATGACTTTCAGCTGGGAAAAGAATTTTCAATGCCCAGGGAAACAGCTGGCTATTCATCATCTTCAGCACTCATGACAACATTAACACAGAATGCCAGCTCATCAGCAGCTGACTCACGGAGTGGTCGAAAGAGCAAGTAAGTTTTCTCATTACACACCTTTGCATAACCCCATACCTTTGCTGTGTTTTCAGTCTGCTTGGCACCTCAGCTGAGCCTCCATGCCCATTATCCAGGGCATAATGGGTCAGGATAAACTTAGGATATGTGAGAAGACGTGAGATTTTCATTTACACTGCTATGCTTTTAAGgaataaaagtctttaaaaagtgttagaattatttttaatttttctgtagtCTTAATTCAGCTTGTTAGTAaatgatttctgtttattttcatttgttcattaacATAAACCATTTTATGGTACTGTTTTTCATAAGTTCTTATTTTGCCATATGTTTCAATGTAAATCAATACATAAAatgcaaattacattttttaaaaaataagatttttcaatTTGATTAATAGCAAGTTGTCTTAATTCTTGATCTTATGTTTCCAAAATTGATGATATGAAAATATGCCTAAGTTTTATATGTGAGACTCTTAGGATGATTATATAAgctttaaatttgaaaacttaacaGCGTTGAATTCCATCTGTCCCTGGTACTGAATATGCTGGGTGCTTATACATAATGAAAGTTCAAATGTGAGGCCAGAAGAATTAGttactttataattttgtcataatttatttttaactgtgatgtggtttttctttgttgttttgttttgtataaatCCCTGAAAGAATGATGGATATAAAATAATCACACAAGTATCACcttgttaaaaattaattttaattttatgaaccAAATTTAATATAGCTGTTTATGgcaaatgtttacatttttaaaatggagttagCCCCTAGCTAGTGGTAAATATTGTGAATTTTAACACTCTTGGTTCACTATCTTCCACATGATAGGTATTCATATGTCAGTTGATAGTCATAATTAGTGTTTTTCTGTAT from Urocitellus parryii isolate mUroPar1 chromosome 3, mUroPar1.hap1, whole genome shotgun sequence carries:
- the Ing3 gene encoding inhibitor of growth protein 3, yielding MLYLEDYLEMIEQLPMDLRDRFTEMREMDLQVQNAMDQLEQRVSEFFMNAKKNKPEWREEQMASIKKDYYKALEDADEKVQLANQIYDLVDRHLRKLDQELAKFKMELEADNAGITEILERRSLELDTPSQPVNNHHAHSHTPVEKRKYNPTSHHTTTDHIPEKKFKSEALLSTLTSDASKENTLGCRNNNSTASSNNAYNVNSSQPLASYNIGSLSSGTGAGAITMAAAQAVQATAQMKEGRRTSSLKASYEAFKNNDFQLGKEFSMPRETAGYSSSSALMTTLTQNASSSAADSRSGRKSKNNNKSSSQQSSSSSSSSSLSSCSSSSTVVQEISQQTTVVPESDSNSQVDWTYDPNEPRYCICNQVSYGEMVGCDNQDCPIEWFHYGCVGLTEAPKGKWYCPQCTAAMKRRGSRHK